From Saccharibacillus brassicae:
TTGCGAATATGCCGCCGATCGGCTGGACGCCCTGCGCGAGCGCAAAGGGGCTCCTCTGGTCGTGCTCGGCTACCTGCCTTACCGCGGAGAACTGGATATCCGTCCGCTGCTGGAGACATGCCGCGGATGCGGGGATACGGTGCTTGCGCCGCGCATCGAGCGGGGAACGCGCCGCATGCGGCTGCTGGAACTCAAGAGCGCGGCAGACGAGGCGTCCGGCAGCTGGGGCATTCCCGAGCCGAAGGAGCATCTGCCCGAATGGCCGGAAGACCGGCTCGGCAGCATCGACGTGATGTTTGTGCCGGGCTTGGCTTTTGACTTCAAGGGCGGGCGCGTCGGTTACGGAGGCGGGTTTTACGACCGGCTGATGGAGCGTTTCGAAGCCTGCGGCGCAAGCCCGGGCATTTGGGCGCTGTCTTTTGCCGAGCAGACGGTGGAGGAAGTGCCGATGGAACCGCACGATTTCCGGATAGAACTTCTGATCGTGCCGTCGGGCATGAACAGTACGCAGGACCTGGTCTGACGGCAGCGGCTTCGGTCGTATAGATAGGAACGGACGCAAGAAGAGCGATGGATGAGAAGAGGTGACCCCATGCTGTGGAAAGTGGCAATTTTGACGGCCAGCGATAAGGGAGCACGAGGCGAGCGTGAGGACACGAGCGCGCAGGTGATCCGGGAGTTGGTGGAGGAAGAAGTAGGCGGCGAAATTATCGAATACCGGATCGTGCCGGACGAGTCGGACGAGATCGTGGCGGCATTGATCGAAATGACGGACTATTTCCAGGCGGATCTCGTGCTGACGACCGGAGGCACCGAGCTTGCGAACCGCGACGTGACGCCGGAGGCGACGAAGCGGGTCATCGAGCG
This genomic window contains:
- a CDS encoding 5-formyltetrahydrofolate cyclo-ligase, encoding MRLRMERVRAELPESLRLEASSVVCEYAADRLDALRERKGAPLVVLGYLPYRGELDIRPLLETCRGCGDTVLAPRIERGTRRMRLLELKSAADEASGSWGIPEPKEHLPEWPEDRLGSIDVMFVPGLAFDFKGGRVGYGGGFYDRLMERFEACGASPGIWALSFAEQTVEEVPMEPHDFRIELLIVPSGMNSTQDLV
- a CDS encoding MogA/MoaB family molybdenum cofactor biosynthesis protein; its protein translation is MLWKVAILTASDKGARGEREDTSAQVIRELVEEEVGGEIIEYRIVPDESDEIVAALIEMTDYFQADLVLTTGGTELANRDVTPEATKRVIEREVPGMAEAMRMNVMHKNRAAMLFRGICGIRGRSLIVNLPGTPKGVHENLAAIMDQLPEALLMVTGQYRQ